The following proteins come from a genomic window of Chaetodon auriga isolate fChaAug3 chromosome 16, fChaAug3.hap1, whole genome shotgun sequence:
- the phospho1 gene encoding putative phosphatase phospho1 isoform X1, protein MGDSIFNCCYVPPHPPGEGEPPRSRRTEIMASQSAHISPDKRFLIFFDFDETIVDETSDDMVVQAAPGQHLPDWLKDTYQPGRYNEYMQRVLDYLAEQGVTESDIRNVMEKLPATPGMLTLFQYLRTRPQQDFEVVLVSDANTFFIESWLRRVGARQLFHRIFTNPATFNRDGRLVMRPFHSHECLRCPDNMCKQVVVRDYVARRTQERGRPYQRVFYVGDGANDFCPALSLGPRDVAFPRREFPMHRLITEIHEAMPGEFKAVTVPWVSAEEVVQRLRKLVAE, encoded by the coding sequence ATGGGGGATTCAATCTTCAACTGCTGTTATGTCCCACCCCATCCCCCAGGCGAGGGGGAGCCCCCGAGGTCCAGACGCACAGAGATCATGGCCTCCCAGTCAGCCCACATCTCCCCTGACAAGCGCTTCCTCATCTTCTTTGACTTTGATGAGACCATCGTGGATGAAACCAGCGACGACATGGTGGTGCAGGCCGCCCCGGGTCAGCACCTCCCGGACTGGCTGAAGGACACCTACCAGCCCGGTCGGTACAACGAGTACATGCAGCGCGTACTGGACTACCTGGCGGAGCAGGGCGTCACCGAGAGCGACATACGCAACGTCATGGAGAAGCTGCCGGCCACCCCCGGCATGCTCACCCTCTTCCAGTATCTCCGGACCCGGCCCCAGCAGGACTTTGAAGTGGTGCTCGTGTCCGACGCCAACACCTTCTTCATCGAGTCCTGGCTCCGGCGCGTCGGGGCCCGCCAGCTCTTCCACCGGATCTTCACCAACCCGGCCACCTTCAACAGAGACGGCCGGCTGGTGATGAGGCCCTTCCACTCCCACGAATGCCTTCGGTGCCCGGATAACATGTGCAAGCAGGTGGTCGTCAGGGACTATGTGGCCCGCAGGACGCAGGAGAGGGGCCGCCCGTACCAGAGGGTCTTCTACGTCGGGGACGGAGCCAACGACTTCTGCCCGGCGCTCTCCCTCGGACCCCGGGACGTGGCTTTCCCGCGACGGGAATTCCCCATGCACCGGCTGATCACGGAGATCCACGAAGCCATGCCCGGGGAGTTCAAGGCCGTCACGGTCCCGTGGGTCAGCGCGGAGGAAGTGGTGCAGCGGCTGAGGAAGCTGGTGGCAGagtag
- the phospho1 gene encoding putative phosphatase phospho1 isoform X2 produces the protein MASQSAHISPDKRFLIFFDFDETIVDETSDDMVVQAAPGQHLPDWLKDTYQPGRYNEYMQRVLDYLAEQGVTESDIRNVMEKLPATPGMLTLFQYLRTRPQQDFEVVLVSDANTFFIESWLRRVGARQLFHRIFTNPATFNRDGRLVMRPFHSHECLRCPDNMCKQVVVRDYVARRTQERGRPYQRVFYVGDGANDFCPALSLGPRDVAFPRREFPMHRLITEIHEAMPGEFKAVTVPWVSAEEVVQRLRKLVAE, from the coding sequence ATGGCCTCCCAGTCAGCCCACATCTCCCCTGACAAGCGCTTCCTCATCTTCTTTGACTTTGATGAGACCATCGTGGATGAAACCAGCGACGACATGGTGGTGCAGGCCGCCCCGGGTCAGCACCTCCCGGACTGGCTGAAGGACACCTACCAGCCCGGTCGGTACAACGAGTACATGCAGCGCGTACTGGACTACCTGGCGGAGCAGGGCGTCACCGAGAGCGACATACGCAACGTCATGGAGAAGCTGCCGGCCACCCCCGGCATGCTCACCCTCTTCCAGTATCTCCGGACCCGGCCCCAGCAGGACTTTGAAGTGGTGCTCGTGTCCGACGCCAACACCTTCTTCATCGAGTCCTGGCTCCGGCGCGTCGGGGCCCGCCAGCTCTTCCACCGGATCTTCACCAACCCGGCCACCTTCAACAGAGACGGCCGGCTGGTGATGAGGCCCTTCCACTCCCACGAATGCCTTCGGTGCCCGGATAACATGTGCAAGCAGGTGGTCGTCAGGGACTATGTGGCCCGCAGGACGCAGGAGAGGGGCCGCCCGTACCAGAGGGTCTTCTACGTCGGGGACGGAGCCAACGACTTCTGCCCGGCGCTCTCCCTCGGACCCCGGGACGTGGCTTTCCCGCGACGGGAATTCCCCATGCACCGGCTGATCACGGAGATCCACGAAGCCATGCCCGGGGAGTTCAAGGCCGTCACGGTCCCGTGGGTCAGCGCGGAGGAAGTGGTGCAGCGGCTGAGGAAGCTGGTGGCAGagtag